The genome window TCGGGCTGATTCTGTCCATCGCCACCCTTTCCTATTGGCTCAGGGGAATATGGAAGACCCTTTCCCTCCTTCTCGGCATGATCGCGGGCTCACTCCTGTTCTATTTCCTCGGCCGACTCGAATTTCAGGAGTTGATCGAGGCCCCTTTGTTTTCCTTTTCCGCCCGGGGGATCTCTTTTCCTCCATCCCTGGATTTCGCCACCGCTCTTGCCTTCGGATTCGCCTACCTGGCCGTCATGGTCAACAGCCTTGGCAGCCTGCAAGGAATCGCCGGCATCACGGACGGGGTGAGGCTGCCCGGCGCTACTCGTCGCGGAATCTTTCTAAACGGTCTTTCCGGGATATGCTGCGGGCTTCTCGGTGTCGTGGGAACCGTGAGTTACAGCACCGGTCCGGGCCTGGTCCTGGTTAACCGCGTAGCCAGCCGATTCACCGTGACCTATTGCGGGCTGATAATTCTGGCCGCCGCCTTTCTCCCCAAATTGGCCGCCCTCCTGGCCCTGGTTCCTGCACCCGTGGTGGGAGCCGCCCTGTGTATCGCTATGGGCGCACAGGTTGGTGCCGGAATCACGATCATTTCCTCCCGCAGAATCCGCTCAAGGGACTATTTTGTCACAGGTCTGCCCCTCCTCCTGGGCACCCTTGTCGGGTTTCTCCCTCCCGGTCTCATCGACGATCTCCCCGGTCCTTTCCGAGTCTTCTTCGCCAACGGACTGGTGACCGGCATCGTCATGGTCATGATCCTGGAGCATCTCCTCCTTAGGGACAGGGAGAGAGGCCGGCTGCCGGGAAAATGAAGCTCCCCTTTTCATCCGACACCTCCTCGGAAAGTGAATCCCGCCGACGGATGCTTGACGAAACCAAAACTCTTCCGTCAATGAAATGACAACCTAAATTGAGCGATTCCGAGTTTTCAGGAGACCTGCCTGAGGCAGGCAACGCAGCAGATCCTGTAAAATCGGAAATCCCGAAGGGTTTCAAAATTTGATGATTTGAAAAAGATACATATAGCATGCTCTTTGACCTTACAGGTTATGATACCTTATCGGACACTACCATGTACTCTTTTGATATATCTAAATAAAAGAATCTCATCAAAATGTTGAAACGCTCAGTTTAGGGACAAGTCAACAACCATTCCGGTTCGAAAAGGCTTGAAGGTTTTAAAAGGGCAAGGGATCGATGGGGTCTGGTGACTAAAGGCGCTGTTTTGTCCTCTCTTTCAGGGGCCGGCGGATTATCCCTATACGGCGGACATGGTCTGCTTTTTGCAACTTGCTTTCACATCAGCAACCCTTAGTGGTGCCTGGTGCCTCCATCCAGGGGTACCCATATATCCCGGCAAAAAAGGAGGGGAGAAAGGATGAAACCCGACGCCGATACCAAGATATTGCTTGTTGAAGATGCTTCAACCATGCGGAAGATGGAAATCAAGATCCTTAAGCAACTCGGATACCAAAATATCATCGAGGCCGTGGACGGCCGGGACGCCCTGGAAAAACTCGGGGAAGAAAAGGGCATCCAGCTCATAATCAGCGATTGGGCCATGCCCAACATGGACGGGCTCGAACTACTTAAAAGCGTCCGCTCGGAGGAGGCTTACAAACACATTCCTTTCATCATGGCCACAGGCCAGGGAGACAAGGAATACGTTGCCATGGCCCTCGAGGCCGGGGCCAACGGGGTTGTGGCGAAGCCTTTCACACCGGAGGACCTGGGCACTCAAATCAAAGAGGCCTTCGGGATCAAGGTGGAACCTGAAGAAACCGGAGAAAGACTTCCGAGAGTAGACGAGGAAGGGAAGGTCCGGCTCCGAATCGCCCACATACAAATCACCGATCACCTCACACTCGGGATCATGAAGGATATGATCGAAACCGGGCAAAAGAATCCTGACCATTTCGCCCTTGAGACCTTGTGCATGCCGGGCTGGAACCCGGTTCAACGGGCCCTTGAAAAGGGAAATGTGGATGCTGCATTCATTCTCGCCCCAACGGCCATGGATCTTTTTAACTACGGGGTACCGCTCAGGCTGATCATGTTCACCCACAGAAACGGCAGTATCCTGGTGCGGACCCGTTCTCAAGAATACCGCAAGCCTTTCCAGCAGTTCTTCAAGCACAAGACCTTTTTTATCCCCCACAAGATGTCCATTCATAACATGCTGGCCCACATGTATTTCACCCAGATGGGTCTCAAGCCCGGTCTGGCCGGAAAGGAGGCTGTAAACGTTCTTTTCGACGTCGTCCCGCCGGTAAAAATGCCCGAGTTCCTATCGGAGAATCCCCAAAGTTGCGGGTTCATGGTGGCCGAACCCATCGGGTCCAGGGCCATAGCGGCAGGTATTGCGGAACGCCAGATCCTCTCAAGCGAACTCTGGGACAACCACCCTTGTTGTGTGGCCGTCTTTCGGGAGGAGTTCATGGGAAAGTACCCTGACGCCGTCCATGAATTCAGCCATATGCTGGTGGAAGCTGGGCGTTTCATCGGGGAAAATCCGGACCGGGCCTCGGAAATCGCCGTAAAATTTCTGGACCCGGACGGGCAACTGGGACTGAAATCCTCCCTCCTTAAATCCGTGCTAACGGATCCCAAGGGCATCAGGACGGACAACCTCTTTCCCGTCCTGGAAGATCTCGACGCCATTCAGCGATACATGACCCAAAAAATGGGTATCGGGCGTATCATCGACCTGGAATCTTTTGTGGACACCCGGTTTGCAGAGGAAGCCCACAAGGATCTGCCCGCCCCCTCCCGGACTATTGGGCCGATGGACAAGCCCGAACTCACCTATTCGATCCAGGGGGATGCGGATGGAGAAGAGAGGGAAACCCCGGCACCCCTTGATCGTTTCCAGGCCGTCCAGGCGGAGCAGCCCACCATCAGCCGTGAGGGTAAATACCTGACCTTTGGAATCGGGGATGAACGATACGGTATCGGGATCCTGGATGTCCGGGAAATCATCGGTATGATGCCTATTCGACCCATCCCCCAGATGCCCGAACACATGAAGGGAGTCATCAACCTCAGGGGAAAGGTCATCCCGGTTATCGACCTTCGCCTCAAATTCTCCATGGAACCCCTTGATTACACCGACCGGACCTGTATCATCGTGGTGGAAGTGGCGGGCCTTACAGGATCCAGCCTGATGGGAATCGTGGTGGACAAGGTCTGGGAGGTAACGGAAATCAAGGAGGAAGAGGTGGAGGACGCCCCCAGTTTCGGACGCTCCGTCAATACCGGCTACATCCTCGGGTTGGCCAAGAGGTCGGAAGGTGTGACGATTCTCCTGGACATCGACGAACTGCTTCAAAGGGAAGGGACGGTTGAACTCGCAAATGTAGCCTAGGGTCCGGGGAACCTGCATCCGATCATTTCTCCACCACGGAGAGCCTTACCCTTTTCTTCTTTTCTAATGATGACAAAAAGCCTGGCTTGCCGCATCAGTGGTAGTATGCCCAACGGGGTGCAGGTTTGGCCTTGGGCCGCCTTCCATAGAAGATGTCATCCATGTAGGAAAAAAGCCGCCTTGCGTATCGATTCCTCGAAATGAGCTCCACAATCACCTTGTGGGGGAAGGTTCTGGCATGGCTCCAGGGACACACCCTCATACAGACGTTACAGTCTGTTCCCACTTTCCCCCAGTATTCGAAGCAGGTTTCTTCATTCAACTTCCATCGCAAGATCCCATTGTGAACCGTCTGCTCGCCTTCCGGTATGGAGGCCGAGGGGCAGCAGTCCGCGCACTTCCGGCAAATCGCACAAAAATCCTCTACACCGATATCGATTGGCTTATCCGGGACCAGAGGGAGATCCGTGGTCACGGCACCCAGCCGGACACGGGGACCGAACTCCTTTGTGATCAAGTAACCCATCCTCGATAGTTCCCCCAGGCCGGCATCCACCGCGAGGGGGACCATCAAGGCCTCATAATGCCTGAGGTGATTGGCCGTGGCGGAGTACCCAAGGTTTGCTATGAATCGGGCCAACTGGGTGGCGATGAAAGCTCCCTTCGCGTAATTACGCATACTTTCCAGGGCCGTCGGCGTATGGGGGCCGGTTCCTACCATGTCGAACTCCATCTCGGTTGCAAACACAACGGCATAAGGGTCAGGCTGGATCTCCTTGCCCCAATCCTCCCAGTTTTCGTTAAAGATCTCTCCCTTATGGGAATAGACCCATAAGGGATTCACCTTGGTTATGCCCACCAGGTCGGCTCCGAGCTTCAGGGTATACCCCTTGATCCTTTCCGTGGCCTCTTCGGGGCTGAGGGAGTAACGATTTTCACCCCCGTCCCCGCTTTCGGGGCGGTACATGGGATTGGGCATGGGTTTGGGCTT of Deltaproteobacteria bacterium contains these proteins:
- a CDS encoding chemotaxis protein CheW codes for the protein MKPDADTKILLVEDASTMRKMEIKILKQLGYQNIIEAVDGRDALEKLGEEKGIQLIISDWAMPNMDGLELLKSVRSEEAYKHIPFIMATGQGDKEYVAMALEAGANGVVAKPFTPEDLGTQIKEAFGIKVEPEETGERLPRVDEEGKVRLRIAHIQITDHLTLGIMKDMIETGQKNPDHFALETLCMPGWNPVQRALEKGNVDAAFILAPTAMDLFNYGVPLRLIMFTHRNGSILVRTRSQEYRKPFQQFFKHKTFFIPHKMSIHNMLAHMYFTQMGLKPGLAGKEAVNVLFDVVPPVKMPEFLSENPQSCGFMVAEPIGSRAIAAGIAERQILSSELWDNHPCCVAVFREEFMGKYPDAVHEFSHMLVEAGRFIGENPDRASEIAVKFLDPDGQLGLKSSLLKSVLTDPKGIRTDNLFPVLEDLDAIQRYMTQKMGIGRIIDLESFVDTRFAEEAHKDLPAPSRTIGPMDKPELTYSIQGDADGEERETPAPLDRFQAVQAEQPTISREGKYLTFGIGDERYGIGILDVREIIGMMPIRPIPQMPEHMKGVINLRGKVIPVIDLRLKFSMEPLDYTDRTCIIVVEVAGLTGSSLMGIVVDKVWEVTEIKEEEVEDAPSFGRSVNTGYILGLAKRSEGVTILLDIDELLQREGTVELANVA
- a CDS encoding reductive dehalogenase; the encoded protein is MREFFVALGALGLAAQAFIGLTFFISSIAEKERRATVFGGIQFAGMLGLLIIFLILWGKGFFFTSTGLVVLVLGYALACFSGFLFLHRTPSNPHALKGTLGLVQGEVKRFDERDQVFARNRALRPGSPEYKTYYQEHPEHEEYDKKRRAMGGPLGSIGSVDGEKGAVNVEATLACVAIPQSFSTPDKFKPKPMPNPMYRPESGDGGENRYSLSPEEATERIKGYTLKLGADLVGITKVNPLWVYSHKGEIFNENWEDWGKEIQPDPYAVVFATEMEFDMVGTGPHTPTALESMRNYAKGAFIATQLARFIANLGYSATANHLRHYEALMVPLAVDAGLGELSRMGYLITKEFGPRVRLGAVTTDLPLVPDKPIDIGVEDFCAICRKCADCCPSASIPEGEQTVHNGILRWKLNEETCFEYWGKVGTDCNVCMRVCPWSHARTFPHKVIVELISRNRYARRLFSYMDDIFYGRRPKAKPAPRWAYYH
- a CDS encoding purine/pyrimidine permease, whose amino-acid sequence is MGNDINLCYDNSKANTMSDLSYIYDLDDHPPLRYALLYGLQWAFVVFPAFIITAALVAPPLGLGPESTIRFLQLTLFVSGLFTIIQTLWGHRFPLVEGPSTALVLTFIILAPHGLPTLQGGMILGGALLVLAVLSGQLERITVLFTPNVVGVILMLIAFGLLPPLLRFLSGIDQSHPQGQGLIFAISIGLILSIATLSYWLRGIWKTLSLLLGMIAGSLLFYFLGRLEFQELIEAPLFSFSARGISFPPSLDFATALAFGFAYLAVMVNSLGSLQGIAGITDGVRLPGATRRGIFLNGLSGICCGLLGVVGTVSYSTGPGLVLVNRVASRFTVTYCGLIILAAAFLPKLAALLALVPAPVVGAALCIAMGAQVGAGITIISSRRIRSRDYFVTGLPLLLGTLVGFLPPGLIDDLPGPFRVFFANGLVTGIVMVMILEHLLLRDRERGRLPGK